The following is a genomic window from Gemmatimonadota bacterium.
TTGGCGCGCTTTCCGAACGTGAGGCGCGGGACGGTCCAGTCGGCCGTCGTCTCGAACTTCGTGCCGCGGATGTGGGTCGCCACCAGCTGGGCGTAGATGTCCTGGAGGTCGAGACCGTCGGCCCGCCTCGTGATGCCCGAGCGCTGGTAGGTCTTCACCGGCTGCTGGGCTGCAGGGCTCGCGGTCCACGCCTTGATGCGCTCGTGGTGGTCGCGCGGCCCGCCATAGCTGCGCGTCAGCACCTGCGCGAAGTAGGTGGTGATGTCCTCGCGGATGCCCTCAGGTGCGGTCGCGAAGAGGCGGTTGAGCTGAAGGTGGACGGCACCCTTCTGCATCTTGGCGCCCAAGAAGAGGCGCGCACCACCGCCGATGTCGATCTGCCAATCCCACAGCGAGCGCATCCCGACTCGAGCGTCGAGGCGCTGCGCAATGTCGCGCCCGAGCTCTTCGTCGGCGGCAGCTTGCTGCGCCTTCTTGGTGGCGCCGAGCCCGGAGAGCCCGGAGCTCGAGGTGTGGTGCTGTCCGCAGGTGCCGCAGGCGAGGTGGTTCATCGACGTGTCCTTCGCCACCAGAGTACCCCAGCCCCCACGAGCGCGACAGCCCCCGCAGCGCCCAAGGCGGGCCCCACCCAGGCGGGCACGCCGCCAGGGGCGAGGGTGACCTCGGTGGTGAAGCCGGGCGGCCCCTGGAAGACGTTGCTGAGGTGTGGGGCGTACCGGACGTTGCCGGCTGCGAGGCGCGTCGCGTGCCAGTCCGTGGCGCCCGGCACGGGGTTCGGCGTGCGCCCGGCGAGGAACCGGTCAACGGCCTCGAGCTCTGCGCGCAGCTGACGTGGCGTCCAGTGGTCCTCCCGCAGATCGTCGCGGCGCTGCATCCGGTCCTCGCCGCAGCCCGGGTCGTCGTGGAAGCGCCCACCGGGCAGGCAGTAGGCGCCGTCGCGGTACCAGTCCGGGTTGATGGGCTGGCTGAACTCCTGCGCCAGTTCGGTCATCGTGCGCTCGTAGCGCTTCCGCCGGAGCACGAAGCGCTGCGTGAGCGCCCACAGCTGGGCTTCCCAGTCGCGCGGGTCGCTGCTCTCGCCGATGAGCATGCGCGCGAGCCACAGGCGGTCCTCGCGGCTGAACGTGTAGAAGGGCTGGCCGTCGGCGAGGATCTGGGTCATCGACGCCTCCACCACAGGTAGGCTCCTGCTGACGCAGCTACGCCCAGGGCACCAAGCGAGACAGCGAGGACCACCGGGGCGAGTGCTGGGGTTGAGCGCCAGCCGCCTTCCGCGAAGAGTACGCGGAGCTGGGGCTCCATGTCAACGGCCAGCCCGGCCGCGTCGCGGGTCCCGAGGTGGAGGTGCGGGCAGGTGCCGGCGGCCGATCCCGTGTCGCCGACGTAGCCGAGCAGCTCGCCCGCGTGCACGCGCTCACCAGGCCGCACGCGCGCAGGGCCGGCCAGGTGGCTGTACTGGTCGGTGCCGCCACCTGAGGCCGCCGAGGCCGCGATGCGCACGTAGTGGCCCGCCTGCGGGTTCCAGCCCACCCCGGGGCGGGTCTCGCCGTTGTGGACCCACGTCTCGAGCACGCGGCCCGCGCGCGCGGCCACCACGCGCGCACCGCGCGGGGCCATGATGTCGGTCGCCTCGTGGCGCGCGCCGCTGTCGCGGTCCTGGTAGAACGTGCGCGGGTCCCACCACACGAGCGCGTTGCCGGCGCGCCAGCCGACGGCCGACAGCTGGCACGTCATACCCCCTGCGCGCTCGCCGAAGTCATGCGTGGCGTCGGGGTCGACTTGGACGGGGAAGGTGGCGTAGCGGATGGTCATCGGGCGCGGCGCGGCCTGGGTGTTCTGCCCTACGGCAACACGGTCGCCTACATGGTACCACATGAACCTACATGGTACACTACCCTGGAGATCTCACGTGCAGAGCCTGGTCAACATCGAGTTCTACGGCCCCATCCTGAGCGCGCTGGTCGCGGCCATCGTCTTCCTCGCGCTCCACATCCGGCAGCTCCACAGAGACGCCCAGGCCACCGCGGTGGCGCATGCGGCCGCGCTCAAGGTGCAGGCCGACGAGTTTGCGCGGCGCCTCGAGGCCATCACGGCCGCGCACGCAGCGAAGCTCGACGAGATCGGGGTGCACCGCGCCGACCAGGCACGCGAGATGGTGGAGACGTTGCTCTCCATCCAGGAGTCGCGCGCCGAGGAGCAGCGCGCGCTCAACACCGCGCTGAACGCGCTCGAGACGACGATGGGGGCCGTCAAGGACGCCGTCACCTCGTTGTCCGAGCGCACGATCGACCACCTCTTGAAGACCCCGTCGCGCGTGCGCCGCGGGCCGGCGACACCCCCATGACCCACGCCCACATCTCCGCGACCTACCCGACCTATCAGATCAGCGAAGCCCAGGGCCCTCTCACCGAGGCCGAGCGGGTGGCGAAGCAGCAACGGCGCGAGCAGCGGCGCGCGAACGCGAACGACTACCTCGACGCGCGCACGGCGGGTCGCCCGGGACGCACACAGACGCCAACGCTCACCGGCGAAGAGCTCGTTGAGGTCGAGAAGCTCGCCCACGAGCGCATCCGCGCGAACGAGGCCTCGCATCGCCGTCAGCTCCGCAAGAAGTGCTCGAGCATCACCGACCTGCTCGCCGCCGTGAGCGCGCCCGCGCCCGCCGCCGCGACCGCGACTGACCACCCGCCCACCTGAAGGTCGCCGAGAAAGGTCGACGAGAAAGGTACTTGACACCTGGCGCGCGGTCCGGCACGCTGCGCCCATGCTCTCACCACGCCGTGCCCTCACGCTGCTCTTTCTCACTGCGCTGGCCGCCACCGCCAGCGCCAACATCCCGCCGCCCACGGCGCCCAGCACCGCACCGGCGGCCCCCTCGACGCGCGAACAGCTGGAGCTCGCCGTAGCCCAGGTCTGCGTCAACGAGGCAGGCTTCTGGCGCTTCGAGGACTGCGACCTCATCTGGCAGACCACCGCGCGTTTCGCTTCCGACGAGGCGCGCCTCCGCTGGCTGCGCACCCACAGCTGCCGCGTGCTCGGGCAGGAGTACTGCAGGCGCCCGCGGCCCTGCGAGGCCGGCAGGAACTGCGTGTGGGCGCAGCACCTCACCTGGGGCGACGCGCCGCCGTTGCACTGGCCGGCCGACGTCGTTTTTCCGACGGGGCGCTGGCGGCAGCTGCGCGCCCATGTCCGGGCGCGCGTGCGCGGCACTGGTCGAGCGACGCCCAGTGCTCCGTGTGCGGGGCAGCCCGTCACCTGGGGTGGCGCCATGGACGCCGAGCAGGCGCTCGCAAACGGCTACGTCGCGCTCGAGTGCGGCCGAACCCGCAACACCGGCTACGGGAGGGCACCCCGATGAACAACTACCGCGACGTGCCTCGTGAAGCCCTCGTGGCCGAGATCGAACGCCTTCAGCGCGAGGTCGCACTGCTGCGGCGCCCCAGGTGGTGGGAGCGGCTCTTCGCGCGCCGGGGGGAGGCACAGCTGAAGCTGCCGGCCGCTGGCGCAGATCTCAAGCCTGCCCATGATCCGCGAGACGCTCACCCTGGCCAGCGGCCGCAGCCCGAGGGGACTGTCCGGTACACCCCCTCGAAGAAGTTCGTCTGCGTCACGCTGCGTGGCATCGAGTACGGGCGGCGGCTCATTAAAGACCTGGAGACCTACTCCTCAATCGGGCCCGACGACTGGTTCGTGGCCGCCACGGGTGCCTCTGTTTCTGATCGAGAAGCCGGAGACGAATGCTTTCGTCTATTCTGCCAGTACCAGCGCGCCCAAGTGGCTGAGAGCGATGCTGCCGCGCTGCGCGCCGAGTTTCTCATGGAAGTCGGCGCCCGCGCGCGAGGGCTGCTCCGATGAGCACGCGCAGCACCACCACGTACGCGGTCTTCGTGTTCATGCTCGCGGTCACGGCGACCGTGAAGCTGTGCAACCTGCAGGACCCCATCGAGGGCCCCGTGAAGCGCACCATGTGCTGCGTGCGTGGGGTCGCTCCATGAGCTACCCGTCCGGCCCAACGAAGACCAGACAGGCCGTCGCCAAGCGCGCCGCAGCGCGCAAGCTGAACGGGCTCACGCAGTCGCCCGCGCCGAGCGCGCAGAAGCACATCAACGGCAACACCCTCATCCGCGTGCGGAAGGCGCTCGAGATCGTGCAGGACGCGAACCAGCCGACGGCGCTGCGCCTGCGGAACTACGCCTGGCTGCGCGAGCTCTGCGAGCGCTTCGAGCGCACCACGCTCACCGGAGCCCAGGGCCAGTCGCACACGATCCCCGAGGAGTTGTACATCCCAACGATCCCCGAGAAGCAAGAAGCCGTGGTGCACGCCGTGAAGACCCTGTGCTCCGCGCATGGGTACGAGCGCCTTCTGCGCGGCCGCGTCTGGGCCTGCTGGACCAGCAGCCCCGCAGCGGATCAGACGGACGCGATGGGCGGGGGCGCGTGCTGTGCTTCTGAGGCGCCGCGACGACGTCTGGGCTGGCATGGTCGCCAAGCTCGATGAGGACGAGCTCTTGCTGTTGCATGAGGCTCTCGAAGAGCGCGATCGCTGGGCCGCGCGCGTGAAGCTGCTCGAGGCCCAGCTCGATGGTGTTCGAAAGGTGGTGCGCTGATGGTCAACGAGAAGAGCATCGAAGTGCTGGGGCGGACGTTCACGCTGCGCGAGCGCCCTGGGCTGCCCTACCACCACCCCGCGGCGGACTGGGAGAGCCACTTCCAGCTGGGCGCTGGCGCGCGCCAAGTGACAGGCTACATCGCGGCGCGCTATCGCGAGCGCACGTTCGACGGGCGCGGGTGGGTGCGCAACGCGCGGCCGTGGAACTGCCTGCTGCACGTAGACCTCGACCCGCTGTTCCATGGCGTGGACGACGGCGACATCGACATCAACACGCGCGACTGCAAGACCGCTGAGGAAGCCGTGGCTGCGGCGCTGGGCGCCCTGAAGCTGCTCGGCGAGGTGGCCTGGGGCGGGGCGCTCGACAAGCTGGAGGGCGCCTCATGAGCACGCGCACCACGCTTGCTCATAGTGATGAGTGGCACCTCTTCGAGGATGAGAGCTGGAGCGTTGACCGCTTGGACAACCCGGTGTTCCTCGAGCTGCGGAAGCCGCACTTCACCTACAACGAGAACGACTCCGGCGAGCTCAAGGTGCGCCTCTCGCGCGAGCTGCTGCACGCCATCGCGGAAGCCGTGAAGGCTGGGAGGATCGGATGAGCCCCTACCGAGCGCCTGGTGAAGTCCAGCTCGAGGCCGTTGACCCCGACGCCACGCATGGACGGATCATGCCCTGGCGTGGGGCGTTCGAGAAGTGCTGCGTGTGCGGAGCCTTGCCGTCCCCCAAAGGAAGCCACTCCTACACAGCCTCCGGCGGCACCGTTGACGGCCTGCCGTGCCGGTTCGTCGTCGTAACCAGCTACGAAGGGCGGTGGTACACAGCCTGGTTCCCCGGGAAGGTTGAGACCCTCTGCGGCGACCCGAGGCCCCACTTTCACGCGAAGTGTCGGGTCTGCGCGGTGCGCTTCAAGATGGCGCCCGCGCCCATGTGACGCGATCTTCAGACCCCAAAGGGGTCTGGCAGCCCCTTGGGCCGTTGTCACCTCTCCGGTTTTTGACCCAAAACGGCATCCAAAACGAGGCCCAAACCGCC
Proteins encoded in this region:
- a CDS encoding M23 family metallopeptidase, yielding MWYHVGDRVAVGQNTQAAPRPMTIRYATFPVQVDPDATHDFGERAGGMTCQLSAVGWRAGNALVWWDPRTFYQDRDSGARHEATDIMAPRGARVVAARAGRVLETWVHNGETRPGVGWNPQAGHYVRIAASAASGGGTDQYSHLAGPARVRPGERVHAGELLGYVGDTGSAAGTCPHLHLGTRDAAGLAVDMEPQLRVLFAEGGWRSTPALAPVVLAVSLGALGVAASAGAYLWWRRR